The genomic DNA TTTTAGCCATACAAAAACTACCTATTAGAGAGCTAGTTAGATCTCATACTCGATAGGTAGTCACGCTTTTTCAAAAAAACAATATAGTACACTAACGTTTTAAGAAAAACGTCAATTGAATTATTTACTGGGTATTGTCTAATCTATTTTCCAACTTCAAAAAGCTTTTCATGTTTTTCTAAATCAAAGCTGTTTTTTAGTAAGCATACCAATTTGATACAATTAGTTCTTCATTTTTCAAATCCAAATCAAAAACTACTGTTTGGTACTGATTCGTCCAAGAATGACTGTAATCAGAAAAAAGGCGGTCAACGCTAAAAACGGAATTGTGATAAAACCCATCCAGTCAATGTACTGTGCATTACAGGAAACTCCTTGTTCACATGGTCTGACTTCCGAAAAGCCGGGCACCTTTTGTACAAGATAGTGGTAAAAAGAGATACAGAATCCGATTATTGATAAAGGGAGAACATAAAATTTGATTGAGCTATCTTCTCTGAAAACTGCAATTGCAAGAATCAAAGCTATTGGGTACATAAAGATTCGTTGAATCCAACAGAGTTCACAAGGTATAAAACCACGAATTTCGCTAAAATATAGACTTCCAAGTACTGCAGTAATTGAAACAACCCAGGCGAGGTACAGTCCATATCGATTTATTACTGAAGCGCTCATTGGGTTAGCTCCTTTTCAATTTGTTTTTTTATAGAGGTATAGTCGAATGGATTTTCAAGGATGACCCCATTAACTGCAATCGTCGGGGTCAGCGTAACATTGTATTTTTCTACGAGCGCCGCATCCATTTTAACTGATTCTAATCTAGAAGAACGACTTGATAGGTCTTCTCTAAATTTATTTAAATCTAGAGAAGGGACAGTCTTCGTCGCAATCTCTTCCATTTTCTCCACCGTAACCCATGGATCATCGTGTATTTGAACGTCAGGTTGAGCTTCATAAATAGCTTTGTGAAATTGCCAAAATGATTCTGGGTGATTTTTGTAAACAGATTCTGATGCAAGGGCAGCTAAAGTGGACTCATCTCCGTGAAACAAAACATTAATGTAACTAAAGGAAGCTTTCCCACTTTCAATGTAATCTTTTACAAGTTGAGGATAGATTGTTTCACCCCACTCTTTACACGAAGGGCATTTATAGTCTCCGAATTCTACAATTGATATCGGCGCTTCCTTTTTACCTATTGTAGGTTGATTATTAACTGATATCTTTTCATCTTGAACAATTTTAGTCTTTGATTTTTCGGAACTTTGATCATTTAAAAATAAAAAAGCTAAGACTGCAATTACTAATACGGATGTAAAAATAGTCAATAGTTGATTAGTTTTCAAAACAATTCACCTCTTTTATAAATTCGTTATTTCTTTTATCAGAATTATAGCTAAAAATACTAGAGTATCCTTAGTTTTTCAACATTGAATCCATGGACTTCTAAAAACGAAATCTATGAGTCAAACAAGTTACATTCTAACACATTCATGCAACTAAACTTTTATGCAGATGAAAGGAGGGCCAATTTATTTCTTAAAATACGTCTATTCCCCTTAATAATAGTGCATTTTAAAACAGGGCAAGAAAACTTTTAACTGTAGATAGACGAAAGCCAATAATCGTTGCATAGAATGACTAATATTTAAAGGATAAGTACCATACAGATAGTAAAAAACCATTCATGGGTCTTTACAACC from Exiguobacterium aurantiacum DSM 6208 includes the following:
- a CDS encoding disulfide oxidoreductase, which gives rise to MSASVINRYGLYLAWVVSITAVLGSLYFSEIRGFIPCELCWIQRIFMYPIALILAIAVFREDSSIKFYVLPLSIIGFCISFYHYLVQKVPGFSEVRPCEQGVSCNAQYIDWMGFITIPFLALTAFFLITVILGRISTKQ
- a CDS encoding thioredoxin domain-containing protein, with the protein product MKTNQLLTIFTSVLVIAVLAFLFLNDQSSEKSKTKIVQDEKISVNNQPTIGKKEAPISIVEFGDYKCPSCKEWGETIYPQLVKDYIESGKASFSYINVLFHGDESTLAALASESVYKNHPESFWQFHKAIYEAQPDVQIHDDPWVTVEKMEEIATKTVPSLDLNKFREDLSSRSSRLESVKMDAALVEKYNVTLTPTIAVNGVILENPFDYTSIKKQIEKELTQ